The following are encoded in a window of Psilocybe cubensis strain MGC-MH-2018 chromosome 4, whole genome shotgun sequence genomic DNA:
- a CDS encoding putative glutamate carboxypeptidase (putative glutamate carboxypeptidase ARB_02390): MAAEKAFAPGDQRRKESNNSTLLPLPVQIPPALVPTKKQSGVRKALSICFLFVLIYCLHNLPSSQVRSDKPAERLGQTAHHPRHPPVGKRAEEAFLSIPNSADAIQASRLFATKPHMAGTPGDLETAKDFLKLLQRELGISPPEVEPIFSAGSSESQHATRSIPQSRKPSAWIDTYYPVMNTPLDRNLQIVDANGTLVFEANLVEFSDSTDPEAGKYFDDVPTFHGLSRGGDVTGKLVDGNYCTQEDYQNLLAKDININGTIVLCRYGGIFRGLKVKGGQDLGASAVLIYSDPQDDGTVTVENGYLPYPYGPARNPTSVQRGSVQYLSVYPGDPTTPGYPSYENSTRTEGSNIPLIPSLPISWENAGLLFKTLTSGDEWEGKHVRLVNNVDTRVIPVWNTMGVIPGFIRNEVVVIGNHRDGMYLPIISTRRCSNSSGTISSLGVMGAADPSSGTASIHEVVRGLGHLLRRGWKPLRTIVIASWDAEEYGLIGSTEWGEDFGDWIDQHVVAYLNLDSSVSGSRLGASGSPLLAHFIRETAQQIPHPTDEGRTLWDARHDSGTLFGILNGTYEIKQEAIAIREMEIAAADYVGVSPLGSGSDYTVFLQRSGIPSTNGGFSSTLHDPVYHYHSVFDSERWQELYADPGFHRHVAVAKHLGLQTLRLATSALLPFNTTHYAFELESYLDRVESIASQASIDVNLDPLRSSIRNLQKSSIALDKERTKVQKELQKLAKKWRKRHSKMRRTIRKFVCKIKKIFKRECFCSHQFANPEQSRHTELAEDDAALVGMMLHEGIGGAHYVAESLQALNLHHKPPLERLRKLGRRIQIVNKKASSFERGFISKDGIKDREWYKHLAVAPGKWLGYGATTFPGLTEAITFEKNATLAQSEADRLQELIDRIVDKVAI; this comes from the exons ATGGCAGCTGAAAAGGCGTTCGCGCCAGGAGACCAGCGCCGTAAAGAGTCTAACAACTCAACACTTTTACCCCTGCCGGTCCAAATTCCCCCTGCTCTGGTACCTACGAAGAAGCAGAGTGGTGTTCGAAAAGCACTCTCAATTTGCTTTTTATTCGTCTTGATTTACTGCCTTCATAATCTACCCAGCAGCCAAGTCAGGTCTGACAAACCAGCGGAGCGGTTAGGCCAAACAGCACACCATCCCCGGCATCCGCCCGTTGGAAAACGAGCAGAAGAAGCATTTCT GAGTATTCCAAATAGCGCGGATGCCATTCAAGCGTCGAGGTTATTTGCCACAAAACCTCACATGGCTGGAACACCCGGCGACCTTGAGACTGCAAAAGACTTTTTAAAGCTTCTGCAGCGGGAGCTTGGGATATCGCCTCCTGAGGTCGAGCCCATTTTTTCAGCTGGCTCGTCGGAATCGCAGCATGCAACACGTTCCATCCCACAATCCCGAAAGCCTAGTGCCTGGATTGATACATACTATCCTGTCATGAATACCCCTTTGGATCGTAACCTTCAAATTGTTGATGCAAATGGGACTCTGGTTTTTGAAGCAAATTTGGTGGAGTTTTCTGACTCAACGGACCCAGAAGCAGGAAAATATTTTGATGATGTGCCTACCTTCCACGGTCTGAGCCGAGGAGGAGATGTCACAGGTAAACTTGTCGACGGAAATTATTGCACACAAGAG GATTATCAAAATCTTTTAGCCAAAG ACATCAATATCAACGGTACCATTGTTCTTTGCCGGTATGGTGGAATATTTCGGGGATTAAAG GTCAAAGGGGGCCAAG ATCTGGGAGCGTCAGCGGTACTTATTTATTCAGATCCTCAAGATGATGGAACAGTCACTGTAGAAAATGGTTATCTTCC GTATCCATATGGACCTGCAAGAAATCCCACATCCGTGCAACGGGGCAGCGTGCAATATCTTAGTGTTTATCCAGGGGATCCAACTACTCCCGGGTACCCGTCGTACGAAAACAGCACGCGAACTGAAGGATCAAACATTCCTCTGATCCCAAGTTTACCAATCTCCTGGGAAAATGCCGGCCTTTTGTTCAAGACTCTGACGAGCGGCGACGAATGGGAGGGTAAACATGTAAGGCTTGTAAATAATG TCGACACTCGAGTCATTCCTGTGTGGAACACAATGGGCGTTATCCCCGGTTTTATTAGGAATGAAGTTGTAGTTATTGGAAATCATCGAGATGGTATGTATCTACCTATTATTTCCACGAGAAGATGTAGTAACTCCTCTGGTACAATTTCTAGCTTGGGT GTCATGGGTGCTGCAGACCCCTCCAGTGGCACTGCGTCCATTCATGAAGTCGTTAGAGGTCTAGGACATCTTTTACGTCGTGGATGGAAACCATTGAGGACTATTGTCATTGCTAGTTGGGATGCAGAAGAG TATGGTCTTATTGGAAGCACTGAATGGGGAGAAGATTTTGGAGACTGGATTGACCAACATGTGGTTGCCTACTTGAACCTTG ACTCTTCTGTTTCTGGTTCGCGACTCGGGGCGTCTGGTTCTCCCCTACTTGCCCACTTCATCCGAGAAACTGCTCAACAGATTCCCCATCCCACTGATGAGGGCCGGACGTTATGGGATGCCAGACACGATTCTGGTACCCTGTTTGGCATATTAAACGGCACGTATGAAATTAAGCAAGAAGCCATTGCCATCCGAGAAATGGAGATTGCTGCAGCAGATTATGTTGGAGTATCACCCTTGGGGTCCGGTAGTGATTACACAGTGTTTTTACAAAGAAGTGGC ATACCGAGCACCAATGGCGGTTTCAGCTCTACACTTCACGATCCAGTCTACCATTATCACTCAgtttttgattctgaaagGTGGCAAGAATTGTATGCTGACCCTGGGTTCCACCGCCAC GTTGCAGTTGCTAAACATCTCGGCCTACAAACTTTGCGATTAGCAACGTCTGCCCTCCTTCCGTTTAATACGACCCATTATGCTTTCGAGCTGGAGTCTTACCTTGATAG AGTGGAAAGCATTGCCTCTCAGGCATCTATTGATGTTAATTTGGACCCGTTGAGGAGCTCTATAAGGAACCTCCAGAAATCCAGCATTGCCCTTGACAAGGAAAGGACGAAAGTGCAAAAAGAACTCCAaaaattggccaagaaatGGAGAAAACGTCACTCGAAAATGCGACGCACTATACGAAAGTTCGTATGTAAAATCAAAAAGATATTCAAACGCGAGTGTTTCTGTAGTCATCAGTTCGCCAATCCGGAGCAATCACGCCACACAGAGTTGGCTGAAGATGATGCAGCACTTGTCGGCATGATGCTGCATGAAGGGATCGGAGGGGCTCATTACGTTGCTGAGAGCTTGCAGGCACTCAATCTTCATCACAAACCCCCTTTGGAGCGGCTGAGAAAGCTTGGTAGGCGTATACAGATCGTGAACAAGAAAGCATCCTCGTTTGAACGTGGCTTCATCTCCAAGGATGGTATTAAAGACAGAGAATGGTACAAACATTTAGCGGTTGCTCCTGGAAAATGGCTCG
- a CDS encoding putative glutamate carboxypeptidase (putative glutamate carboxypeptidase ARB_02390) codes for MDLEKYHIPTKAPDQLLDGVEQNPRAVYKCSQRQQLRKAFAHGAGLLTLLLLVAAVTHTGRSLYSWNRQGSLPHLPRRPLSLKEREELFLSIPTGESALEASRAYATHPHLAGSSEDLLDAKAILHLFQDEFDIPRSPHLPIYDAGSPLSRNATLLLTTSDAPNSPRAWIDTYYPIMNTGVEQALEILDDNGDAIWIADLVEDGDPRDEDAHKYRDTIPPWHGYSADGDVTGQLIYANYGGKEDYDELVAQGTNFTGKIIITRYGVNFRGIKIQGAELLGAAGVLIYSDPRDDGFVTTKNDFPPYPAGPARNPSSIQRGSVQFLSTYPGDPSTPGYPAYLNANRTEAGNIPKIPSLPISWQNAQKLLGEIDDLYTVDASGKKVLSGNASKNNVRLVNRVDTKVTPIWNVMASIPGHIKNEVVLIGCHRDAWVMGAADPTSGTVSLHEIIRAYGALLKKGWKPLRTIVIASWDGEEYGLVGSVEWGEDFGSWISDHVVAYLNVDVSVAGSQFVVFGSPSLAHLIKKTANDVPHPTESGKTLWDALDDEGPYNFQAANLTIDPDYLELHTSEQVSRRAAKTRVMPLGSGSDFTVFLQRLGIASSEQSFAPTLNDAVYHYHSIYDSQSWQERYGDPGFHRHAAVAKHLGLLGLRLTDSIVLPINTTQYALELHEYLDIVEKLLPTLGEKMHEVDFTSLRQSIQQVQEASHQLDEEKADAEEDFKRLLKRMPFPGRRGARCTRRRTSFVRRIADWVKSIFGVPPPTDTELQLLSLRHANSWEEYLEYATDANGEISESFEALLGGHGLPFPIHEFIKAAKRVARSNKALKAFELGFISENGIKNRQWYKHLGVAPGKWLGYGATTLPALTEAIVEEKNTTLIQYEARRLENLLIKLASTIKPEANYGS; via the exons ATGGACCTCGAAAAGTACCATATTCCTACCAAGGCGCCAGACCAATTGCTCGATGGAGTGGAACAAAATCCACGTGCCGTCTACAAGTGCAGCCAACGACAACAGCTTCGCAAAGCCTTCGCGCATGGTGCTGGGCTGCTGACCTTGCTCCTACTTGTTGCTGCAGTCACTCATACAGGCCGCTCATTGTATTCTTGGAATCGTCAAGGATCATtgcctcatcttcctcgtcgtccgtTGTCCCTCAAGGAACGGGAAGAGCTATTCCT ATCCATTCCTACAGGGGAAAGTGCTCTGGAAGCATCTCGAGCATATGCCACGCATCCTCACCTTGCAGGGAGCTCCGAAGATTTGTTAGATGCTAAAGCCATTTTACACCTTTTCCAGGACGAGTTTGACATTCCAAGATCTCCACATCTTCCGATTTATGATGCTGGTAGTCCATTATCTCGCAATGCGACACTCCTTCTTACAACGTCTGATGCACCAAACAGTCCTAGAGCCTGGATTGATACCTATTACCCCATTATGAATACTGGAGTAGAGCAGGCTCTGGAGATTTTGGATGACAACGGTGACGCAATATGGATCGCTGATTTGGTGGAAGATGGCGACCCGCGTGATGAAGACGCGCATAAGTATAGGGACACGATACCCCCATGGCATGGTTATAGTGCTGATGGCGATGTCACTGGTCAACTTATTTACGCGAATTATGGAGGCAAGGAG GATTATGATGAACTGGTTGCTCAAGGTACAAATTTCACGGGAAAAATTATCATTACGCGCTACGGGGTCAACTTCAGGGGAATAAAG attcaaggcgcagAGTTGCTTGGAGCTGCAGGTGTTTTGATATATTCTGACCCACGCGACGACGGGTTTGTCACCACCAAAAATGATTTCCCTCCCTATCCCGCTGGACCTGCACGAAATCCATCTTCTATTCAAAGAGGCAGCGTTCAATTTCTTTCCACGTATCCTGGAGATCCTTCAACACCTGGGTATCCTGCGTATCTCAACGCGAACCGGACTGAAGCAGGAAATATACCTAAAATTCCAAGTTTACCAATTTCGTGGCAAAATGCTCAAAAGCTTCTGGGCGAAATTGACGACTTATATACAGTGGATGCCAGTGGTAAGAAGGTACTGAGCGGAAATGCGAGTAAAAACAACGTTAGGCTTGTCAACCGTG TTGATACAAAGGTGACACCAATTTGGAATGTTATGGCCTCGATTCCCGGTCACATCAAAAATGAAGTGGTCTTAATTGGCTGCCACCGTGACG CATGGGTGATGGGTGCTGCCGACCCCACAAGTGGCACTGTTTCTCTACACGAAATCATCCGCGCATATGGTGCCTTGTTAAAAAAAGGCTGGAAACCTCTGAGAACAA TTGTTATTGCCAGTtgggatggagaagag TACGGTCTTGTCGGCAGCGTAGAATGGGGCGAAGATTTTGGGTCGTGGATTTCGGACCACGTCGTCGCTTACCTGAACGTGGATGTATCTGTTGCAGGCTCTCAATTTGTGGTTTTTGGCTCCCCTTCTCTTGCTCATCTTATTAAGAAAACTGCCAACGATGTCCCCCATCCAACTGAATCTGGGAAAACACTTTGGGATGCCTTGGACGACGAGGGACCATATAATTTCCAAGCTGCCAATTTAACTATCGATCCGGATTACTTGGAACTCCATACTTCGGAGCAAGTCTCTCGTAGAGCTGCTAAAACACGCGTCATGCCACTAGGAAGTGGTAGTGACTTTACTGTGTTTCTGCAAAGACTGGGAATTGCTAGTTCTGAGCAAAGCTTTGCTCCGACCCTCAATGATGCTGTATACCATTATCACTCCATCTATGACTCTCAGTCATGGCAAGAAAGATACGGAGACCCAGGCTTCCATCGCCAT GCTGCCGTTGCAAAACATCTTGGGCTGCTTGGCTTGCGGCTCACTGACTCCATAGTACTCCCGATTAATACGACTCAATATGCACTAGAGCTACATGAATATCTTGACAT AGTGGAGAAACTGCTACCCACCCTAGGAGAAAAAATGCATGAAGTCGACTTTACTTCTTTGCGTCAATCTATTCAACAAGTCCAGGAAGCGAGCCACCAACTCGACGAAGAGAAGGCTGACGCTGAAGAAGATTTCAAACGACTCTTGAAGCGAATGCCGTTCCCAGGCCGCAGAGGAGCAAGGTGCACAAGGCGACGAACTAGTTTTGTTCGTCGCATCGCTGACTGGGTGAAGAGTATATTTGGTGTTCCTCCTCCGACTGATACCGAACTTCAGTTGCTGAGTCTGCGCCACGCAAATTCATGGGAAGAGTACCTTGAGTACGCCACGGATGCCAATGGGGAGATTTCCGAATCTTTTGAAGCACTGTTAGGAGGGCATGGTTTGCCATTCCCCATTCACGAATTTATCAAGGCCGCAAAACGTGTCGCTAGGTCCAACAAAGCTTTGAAGGCATTTGAGCTCGGATTTATATCTGAGAATGGGATTAAGAATAGACAATGGTACAAGCACCTTGGTGTGGCTCCGGGCAAATGGCTTG GTTATGGCGCAACCACGCTTCCAGCCTTGACCGAAGCCATTGTTGAGGAAAAGAACACAACTCTTATTCAGTACGAAGCCAGACGCCTAGAGAACTTGTTGATCAAATTAGCATCCACCATCAAGCCGGAAGCCAACTATGGATCCTAA